CCCGTGCTCAGGTTGTTCTGATTCAGAGGAATGTCCAGAGAACTGAATGAGTTGTTCAGCTCGACATCCTGGAGGGCTGACCATAGGGACGCGTCATCGAACTCTTCCAGTGGATCGAGGTTCTTGCGAAGGGTCACGCAGAAAAGGATAGGCTCTTGTGGCAGGATCGATATCTTACTGCGAAGATGCTTGAGGTCAAGATTGCGGATGTCAACGTCGTCGATCTGGATCAAACCGTCGATGTGGGCCATACGGAACAGTGCGGCTATGAGCGATGACTTGCCTGCGCCTGTTCGGCCGACTATGCCGATCTGGTAAACAACAATTGTTGGCATAAATTAACTGAAATTATTCAAACtgatagtgtttttaaaactGTCGATTGTAACGTACCTTCGCGCCAGCTTCGATGGTGAAGTACAGATTCTTTAAAATCGGCGGGTCATTCAACGAGTACCTCATCGACAGATTCTCGAAGACGATCTTTCCATAACTTGGCCAATTGCTCAGCGGCTTCTGCCCAACACCATTTTTCAGCGAATCCTCTCGTTCTAATTCGGTGTACTGAAAGAGCCTTTCAACCGACACCATCTGCGTCTCGATATCACCGGTTAACTTTATACCTCTGGCCAATATCCCGCACAGGATCAGAACCTGTGTTATGGCGAGGCCAACGTCTGCCCCGGCTGTCATTTCGTTTTTGAATACCAGAAAACTGTAGGTTAAGATGGTAGTGAACGTGAGTGTGATGAGGTCAAGCCAGAAGTTGTAGGCCAGAAGAGCATATTGAGATATGGCAGCTGCGGTTGTGTGATGGTCCTGATGGGCATCGAACTGCTTACAGACCATCGACTGGGCTCGACAGGAACGAATCGTCACTATGCCAGCGAAAGAGGAGTTTACGTGCGAGAAGACTGGGCTTTTGGCTTAAAAAACGTAACTTCCATCATTACGCGTCTCATTTCAAATTGAGGATGATGTGTACGATGTATTGTAAAGATCCTGTACCTTTTCCCTCTAATCTCATCAAATCTCGAGTGGTCTTGATGGCGACAACTCTACCTTTCCAGAAAAGAAATCCCATGAACACGATAATGAAAATCAACCACCAGGTTATGAAAACTAGTTGAAATACCACTCCGAGGATGATGAAAGTGAACTCGATGGCCTCGAGCATCAGTGCCTGCAATCGTTCGTCGACGGTTCCCAAATCCTTGGTGAATCGATTCAAGATTTGTCCTGCAAATTTTTTAGCGAAATATAAATCCAAGACGGTTTTCGTGTGCTCttgtaaataaatatctaAAGACACACATCGTACCGGAATCATTTTTAGCGAAAAATGGCATCGTTGCTCTCAGCAAGCAGGCAGCCATGCTATTGTGAATTCTCTCGTTCGACTTTTTGCAAACTGTACAGTACAGCATCATTTTCGTCACGGACATGATTATAATGGCGATCATCAGTCCCATGAAAATGTGCAATGCAGTGTAGGAGTCCAAGTTTCCAGTTATTTTTGGACTCGTCGCTGCATCGAACTCCGTCGCGTTCGGTGAGGCGTAACGATGAGCATCTTGTTTTCTCGTcctaaaatttaattttactcgCGCGTAAGCCTCCCCCTTCCATCGTAAATCAGCCCacagtatttttaaaaaaaaagcttacCAATACGCGACGAAGTAGTCGCAGCCACTGCACAAGATCTGAGCCACTAGGAAGGCCAGGAAAGTCGTAAAGGGCAAAAGGCAGGAGCCGCCAGCGGTGAAATATCGCCAATAAGTGTTACCCTTCTCTACTGTAATTTCCGGTTTAttcgattttttgttttcatcgGCTTTCGTCGGCGTTGTCCTACTGTCTATCAGTTTTTCGGTTTCCTTTGGTTCGGCTTTTTCCTCGTCGTCGACTTCGGCATTCGATTGGGAATGAACCGACTCCGTCGGATCACTAATTGACTTTGTCTTATTCGAATCCGTGTCCTCACTCTCGTTCAGATTCAGATATTGTAACAGCTCCTCGGTTTTGGGCAAATTCGCAAAGTCGCCCTGATACTCCACTCGACCCTGtgagtaaaaaatttaaacactgtatacatatacgaaCCCAACCCTTACTTGCGTGTGATCCTCACTTTATCGATCAAGATGATTTCGTCCGCCGCTTTCAAGTACTGCAGCTGGTGCGTTACCAGAACGCGAGTCTTGTCTTTGAGCAGACCGTTTACGACATCTTCGAACAACCGCTTACCAACCCGGGTGTCGACAGCGGAAAGTGGATCATCGAGTAGGTAGATATCGGCATCCCTATACACTGCCCTGCTCACAGAAAAATAAGAAGCTTCAAATAAAGTAATGCCTATTAATTTCAGCGAAATTCACCTGGCCAAACCGACTCTAGCGCACTGTCCCCCGCTCAGAGATGCGCCGTGTTCGCCGACTATGCTCTCATCGCCATTGGGCAACTGCTCGAAATCTTCCAGAAGTGCACAGGCCTTAATGACTCTGTCGTACTTGTCAGCGTCCAACGGCTGGCCGAAGAGAATGTTACTCTTGACAGTTCCTCTGAAAATCCACGGCTCTTGGCTGGCGTAAGATATTTCGCCATAGACCTGAACCTCGCCTCTAGCCGGTCTAAGCTCATCTAGGATCAGTTTCAAAAGTGAGCTCTAAAAGAACGTTAAAAGTTCTGGAGATCAGTTGCTTTTTGGCGAGAGTGAGAGTCGTGGAAAGCGAGAGCTTGCTATCTGAATGTTCTCAATAATGCATTGCTCTCATGTGAATCTCACCAAACTACCTTTCCTGCACCAACTGGACCCACGACCGCGTAGAGCAAGGTTCGCCGAACGCAGAGGTCGATGTCGTGCAAGAAGTTCACGTCGGACTTTTCGATCGACGAGGCGCTCACTCCGACGATCGAGATGATTGTGTTGTCGTCGCTGGATTTCAAGGTTTTAGTGCTGGATACTTGCTCTTCGAGAAGCAGGAATTCCTGGTTCAAATAACAATGCATATATAAGATTCGCTCGATACCGCGGTCCACGGAGTTCGTGCAAATAGCTTCCGCACCTGCATTCGCTTGATCGACGCTACGGCTTCCGAGATAGTGTTCACGGCCCTCAAGTAATACGAGCCGGTCATCACGTGCAGTATGTTGAAGTACTGAATGAGCGTGAAGACCGTGTACGACGACAAGCTGTTGCCTTGAAGTACGTAGATCATGACCGTGACAAAGAGCGGCGTACGTTGGGCGAAAGCCATTATGGACCAGAGTAAGGTCTTCAAGTACGAGGCCGTCGCGATGACATCGATCTCGTACCTGCGCAGTTTTTCATCGTCAGCGACATTGTCGAAACCGATAGGtaaattgaataaaacaataacaaaTCAAGGACCTTCTCGCTTGGAAAACAAGCTGCTCGAACGGCTTCTCCCAGGTGTACATCTTGATGAGCCTGATACCGTGGATGATGTCTTTGGTCAGCAGGATCCGCTCGTCCGTTCTCGTGGCGATTTTCCGACGCAGTCTCGTGATTATCCGCCCGCTGAAGGCTAcgaagtgatttatttcacaGACGTGAAATGATCGTCGAAATGAATTTATAGATGCGAGTACCTTGTATGGGCACAGTTTGCAGAATGAGCGCCAGAACACCTATGATCGAAGCGACGCCTACGTCTCGCCACATTAAGTACGTGATTAGGATTAGCTGGATCGGAAGGACCCAGAGAATGTGGAGGAACAGGAAGCAGAACTCAAGCTTTCCCACGTCGTTCGAGAGCAGGTTGATTATTCGGCCGCCGGTAACTTGCTTCGCCGAGTGCGGAAGCCTCATTATCtgcatattataatatatacgtgtattaATATCTTTTACTTATTGAACTCTGTACCAAGAGATGCACTTAATGCGGTTAACCTTCGCTGACAAGACAATCGAGTCgtcaattttaataatgtGCGCTTGGAGCGATGACCGCTCGACATGCATGACTATTATCATATATATAAGTACAGATGCATTTATTAGTCGAGACACAGTGCCTCATGAACGCGAGGTTGTAAAAACTTCGTTGGGGAAAAATTGTGAAGTCACGTGTATGCGCAATTGAACTTCGTTACTGTGATGCATATATAGTTGAGTATGCGTCTTGAGAAGCTTAACGATTGTCTGATTCGTCTCGAGACATTTTTCAACGCTGATATTTTCGAATTCGGATAGCATgaataaagaaatatttcaGTAGTAAAACTGCTGAGTGTATAAGTGTTCACCTTTCGATACAGAAGCGAAGCACAGGCGACTCTTGCGCTGATGCCGATCGACTTTAAACCGAACCACATATGATTGAAGAGCATCACGTCGCAGATGGTTATCAAGACAAAGGCAGTCGCATAGCCGTAGCCCTCCAATGTGCTCGAGGTCGATCGCTCGTCGAAGTGCCAAATCAGGTAGCCGACCGCCAGTGGTTGTATTGTTCTAATGAAAAAACCTGGTTATTtcgtaatctttttttttcctattATAGCAATAAATCTTTTTTCAGAGATGCAAACTATCTCTCTGAAAACGTGTTATTTCGAAACAACCGTGTTTTCTCCTTTCGAACGCccatactgattgaaatagcAAACAAGCTGTTGACTCTACACCGTATTAATAAACTATACGaaagttttatttatctttCGATAATTATATGCAGCCGATTTGCTAACTCAGCAAAAAAGTGAAACACGATTTGCATTTCTCGAGCATTAGATCTCTTTGTCGCTCTCGTACATGCGTCTATATGCACTCACTTGAATATGAGATGCGAAACGAAAAAGTGTATCGCGTATTTCAGAAACGTCCATTTCAGCGTCGCCCTCAAGGCTCTCAGCAAGCTGGGCTTCCTACTCTGCTTCCTCGCATTTTCGAACTCGACGTTCCAGTAGCTGTGACAGATCGTACAAGAATATATCATGCACTTTTTATGTTACATACtgtacattttatatatagaacAACAGATTGATGGAGCATTGGAAAAAACGTACTTCTCGAGTTTGTCGGCAATCGGTTCACTCAGATTCTCCGGCAACACTTCGTACAGGTCTTTCGCTTCGAGGTCGTGGTCCCTTCCATCGGCGAAAATCGGCAGTAACCAACTGGAAAACGTTATCACCGTTATATATCTCGATCAGCCGGCGCACTTCTCTTGCCGATTTTCAAAACGGATAATAGACACAAACACACGCACAACACGTTTAAATCAGCGTACAACCAACTCACCAGAAGAACAATTTGCTGAACGGATTAGCCGTCAGCTTGGGATTGGGCTTGTAGTGCTTCTTCTCGTTCTCCATCTCGCCTATAAAACTCTCGCGTCTATATCGTGCTCGATCACTCGCGCGCTTATAGAAAGATCAAGAGAACGaaagaaaaagcgcgcgcatcGACATATTCATCGCGGAGCCGCTGCGCTACGACTGGTGACGATAAACGAGCGTATCCTACTCCGAGCAGTGAGTatatagaaagagagaaagagggagtaAGAGCGGTGCTCTTTTATCTCGCGTACAGCgattgcgagcgagcgagacttTTATTATCAGTGTGAGCAGTATATACCTTTGGCGGATCCATAATTTGTGCTCTCTGATACGATGCTGCTTTTGGTGGATTCGGAGAGAGGACCGGTTTTTAGTGGACTCGtcgtggatttttttttcttcttattcgACGACTAGTTTTGAAGATTATCTCGCGTGTCTACTGATGACGGTTACATTGTTTGGATTCGAGCCTTCCGAGCATTCGTATCGCGATCGAATGCAACTGTTATAAGCTTATCGATAACTATTTGCAGTTTGTATTTTATAACGCACGAGCTGCTACAATGTTGGCTCAGATGATCAAGCGTAATTATATTTATGCGACGATAACGTCACGGTCGCGGAACTCGACACGACAAATAATCAAAGCCCAGTGTAGAGTGCGTATAATTTCTATGATTGACGAGCTACACACAGTATACAATTAGGAGTGCTTTTCCAAAGCTGGATATATTTCGCCGTCgtaaattattacaatttcCACGAGGAGATAAGCTGTATAAGGAAGATTCAGATGTTCTCGAGATATGGCATAAATTCAAAGATATATACTAGGTACATTGTGTTTGAATGCGATTGCGCGACAAGTGTGTTTTGCACGTGGCTGATAACATTAAAATCAATCGAAACTATATGGTTATACCCACCCGATAAGCAATCGTGCGAGGCTGCCGGTGAGCCTGTATACTACAGAGACTCTACAAGATCTCGCTTAGATGGTACAAGTTCGGAAATGAATATGCGATCGGAATTTTTCGCGTTGACGCAATCGATTCGCGTGGGAGATCGATATTGGAAAATCGCTTTCGAGCGATTAAGATATTCTAGGAATATTAATACACATTATATTAGCGATTCCATCAATGGATTCGTTATACGGACTGTATGTTTTAATTGACTGATGGTAGGCTGAAGATTATAGTTTAAAAGAAGCTTGCAAAATCATGATGGGCTCTGTATCTTATCGATCTGCACACAAATATTGGCTCAGCGACAGTTTTTCAAAACTGTGTCAATTATCTGCTGTGTCCATGTGGCGTCTTGATTATACTTTGATTCGATGAAAAACAACCTTGAATTTTGAGTTAATAAGGTTAATAAGGCAGCAAACCTTCAATGCACAATGCATGTaatactatatattatattgaaaaaatacagAAAGTAAAGtgatataattaaaaaaatttcagtcgGCATCAGGTACAGGACTGGCCTTCATAATCTTCACCGAGGCGATCAACCAGTTCCCAGGGGCGCAATTCTGGTCGGTCCTCTTCTTTCTGATGCTGTTCACGCTGGGCATAGACTCACAGTTCGGTACCCTCGAGGGTGTCGTCACCAGCATCGTCGACATGAAGCTCTTTCCCAACCTTCGCAAGGAAATACTCACTGGCAAGTTCATCGTAAACTCATTTCCTCTCTACACTTCTATACTTAAGTATATTGTATACATAGATATGTTTGTACGCGTTGCACACGTGCACGTACACACTATACGGGTGTACACATGGCGTTTAAGAGCTGAAAGTGTAGCGAAGAGTATAGGGGTTATTAACCCATTGAGAGCTTTAGACTCGCACGACGGACAGTGTCGAGGCATCAGTCGCATTCAGACACGCGGGTCTCATGAATCTCATGTGATATCCGTGTGCGTGTGAGAGAGAAATTATTGCCAATTGATGGGCTATTTTGACTCGGCTTGTCATTCTTGTTTGTTTGTAAGCAATATATTGTGCATAAGAGGCTCAGCTCTATGACGAGCGTCTAAACGCCGTTGGAGTGAAATGAATTTTTAGCACAGTAGATTATAAATCAtttcgaatttattatatGAATCACACGGATAAATTTATTCCAAAAATCAGGTAGCATCTGCCTGCTCTGCTGCATAATATCAATGGCGTTCGCTCACGGGGCCGGAAGTTACGTCTTCGTTCTGTTCGACAACTTCAGCGGCAACTTCCCGCTACTCATCATCGCCTTCTTCGAATGCATCGGAGTGTCTTACGTGTACGGAATCAAAAGGTTTGTGTGCATGACGGTACTTTTTACAGCTCGCTTCACTATCCTTGTTCATGTCCTActttttttacgaattaatgaaaTGGTATAACGGTAAAACAATACGCACAGGTTCGCCGACGACATTGAGCTGATGACGGGCAGCCGTCCAGGACTGTACTGGCTGATCTGCTGGAAGTACTTGAGTCCTCTGGCGATGTTGAGCATCCTGATAGCCTCATTCGTGGAGATCGTCGTCGAAGGCAGCGGTTACCAAGCTTGGGTCGCCAGTAAGGGCGTCACCGAGAGGCAAGAGTGGCCCGCCTGGGCGCTTGTCCTCATCGCCGTGCTCATACTTGCCTCCATCCTCTGGATCCCTATCGTGGCTATTTGCAGGTGATTTGACGTTTTTACATGACTATATATAGCTGCGTGTATATAACACAGGCGTTAACGTGTGCACGAATCGTCGAATTAATTTTCAGATACTTCAACATTCTGATAATCGACGACAACGAGAAGGCCTGGTTCCCGGCAGCGGATCTCAAGGAATTCCACGGCATAATGCCGCACGAGGTAACAGTGGCCGAGACGCTACTGTTCTGCATCAGGGCCGACGGGACCGAGGGCCTCTGCTGTCCCACCGGTGGTcccaacgacgacgacgacgaggacatCGACCTCACTTAAACCTCCAGCGCTACCTAAACCATATCGGACGAGTCATATCTATGCATACTCGTGTACTCATACGTATCCATACAGACACACAACACGCTATGTTAGTTGAAAGGGGTAAAAGTGCAGCTATACATAAACATAATGTACGTGGCGTGGCCTATTTCGAGGATCACCTAATATCTCTATTATATTAGGCCAACTAAATTGTATTCACTTTCGCATTGAGTTGTATAGTCCGTAACCACATATCCAACGACACACATATCCAAACCAAGGCTGTTTAACTGTTGATTTCAAAGCAAAAGCCATGTTAATCACACTGCGGCATCGTAATACcctcgaagaaaaaaacagaCACCCATATCAATATATTGTGTATACCCCTTGCGAATAACACAAAGGATCCGAATAAATTTTTAGAAGATCAGATATCCCTTTCGGTCGGCCCTCGCGTCGTATAAATAATGGCAAAATCTATGTACGCACGCCCAGAGCAGGCGCAGGCGCCAGTCAATTACAGTGCGTATTTCGAAACACCGTGGGCACCCGTGTTTTCGTTATCTCTGATCTTGCTCTTGGATACATTTTGTACGGGGCGCCCTCGAGTTTCGGAACACGCTGATAGAAGGATCCCGCTCTCCTGCAGCGACGAGCAGTTtcggtatatatacataatgtaATGCGAAAGCGCTACGAGTATATAACTATACACGGGGTCATGTATACCCGGATCAGCGACTTTGCTGCAGTTATATATTGTTGTTCGGAATATTTGGCCGAACGAGAGGTCGGCGGCTCTATATATAAGTAATATGCATTATatgctgatgatgatgattttttatattttactttgTATATCTGCGAGCTGTACTTTTCTTGTCGCAAATACACACAGTTCACGACACGAAgatcgatatatatatacacacacacgtacgagATATGGAAAATTCGTAAATCCGTTGTTATTATAAACttatataatatacgcgaTAATCATATGTGAACGTACGTAGTATCATTGATGCATTTAAGATACGAGGATACTGTATGCGACACTTCGCGATATATCGACTTTtacttgatatatatatatatatatatatatatattacatcAATCACTTTGCAAAGTTGACATGCTTCAGCTTACACGTCATCATGTTCGATTTGGTATGGATTATTtgttttacattattatatcgCTAATTTTAAATGTGTTCCGCTTCGTTAAATATTGATACTAATATTCAAgttgtattaattaattatttaaaaacgtcTGATCAGCACGTCAACATCGCAAATAGAGCGTACAATTTTTAGCCGTAGAAGCCGTCCATAATCGGACGAGACAATACGCATTGGTGTTTGTAAATAAGAGATCAGCATTTGTCGGCAGAGAGATACTTAAAGACACGACGAAGAAGAACAATTAAGACAAATAAATAGCCGATGCATGACTTATGCATATATAATGGAAGAAAGAAAATACCAACATGAGAACTGATCGATTAGTGCACCGCACCGTATATAGTCTAATCACGCTGAAAGTAAATAGAGGTATAGCGATGAGATTTTAACGAGCGAGTAATTGTTATCGTCGATTGCCCAAACAATAGCCAATTCGTGTTTCCCGATCGACACggtttatttataactatatGCAGTACTATAATATAGGAAAGCGAAAAAGCGCTCACCAAGTCGAATTGGGAAACAAGGGGGGGGGGCATAATATCAGGTGCTATATACGTATTATATAGGGACGAAAATATTGCAcaaattttcagaaaatcaTCTGATTGATCATAAGAGCAATACTTGAGTCCGTGCAAAAGTGTCGATTCAAAAAGGGGaaacataaataaacaaaagaggacaataaaattaatccgttataCCGACAATAATTAATAGAGAGGAATGAGCTGAAATAAGGAAGTGCACGAGGAAAAATAGGGAATGTCTATATGAGATTATAAGCAAAAAgacaataatatatttaacaatGGCACTTCCGTGTTCCACGCGGCCGTGCCTAAAAATCGTTGAGTCTTCAATGGCGTTGtatgaatataaatattctCAGAGGCCTACTATAAGACGCTGCAAAGTTGACGAAATTGAAGATCGATGTGCTATTGTGCGTGCGAGTGTGATTGTGTGGGAGGAGCTTGGAACTTTATGCAAATCTTCTTTTTACAACAGAATATATTGTTTATTGCGCTATAAACTGACGACGCTATAAACGACTGCAAAAGAATTCGACatcacataaaaataaaaaataaaaattattaacaagTGATTGATCTCGTAATTTCTATTCACTACATTTTATACGCTATTATATTATACTGTATCGATCGTTAtcaaattattcattttaatcATTATAAAATTACGTACTTTGAAACGATAACTCCAAGCTCCTaaaagtcaaaaaataatatttaaataagtatacccgaaataatatttcatacGTGATGGCCGGCTATGAATATATTGTTTCGGGTAGACAATTATATAACGTTGAGAgacaaaataatggaaaaagaaataaacgaGTGTGCTTTCTGCATGCGCAGTAAAAATATATTCCGGTATGATCATATCGACGATTCATGACTTTTTAACAATACTGttgataattaattaaatgttatattatacataagcGAAACGCAACGTGATGTTATACACACCGTATAAATAATGGATGAAAGCACTGGCCATTTTTAACGTACTTTACACTCAAAATATCATATGACATATATAATAGAAGATTTCTATTTTCTATCTCTGATAATTATGTGATTTATTTTAGTTCCTTCATTATAATTTACTGTTTTAAGTAAATTACAattgcatttaaaataatgtGTGTGTGGTTGAATTATAAACTACCATGCCATACAAATACCagtgacgcataatttaattattagaGAAATCTATAATAGCAAGACAGTacaagaaaaatacaaatttgtGAAACCTatataaaaagttataaatctTACgtattatttgttaaaaaaaaataagtattgtTTACGACATAATtagtacaaaaaaaagaagttaacTTGCTGTGAGTACAATGTTGTTATACCGATAAATCATATCATTATACCCTCGCATATCTCCTGTAATATCTTCAATATATCTCAGTATGTGAATCGAGAAAAATTTATCAACTGTTCAAGCTCAAAAATATACGCATATTAATAACTGTAGATCTTCTCTATCTGTTACTGAAAAATGATTACGTATAGCATTTGTTTAAGTTATAGGGAAATGAGAAATGCACGAAGACTATAAGCAAGAAAACAAAACATGCTCACATACATGGTGCTAAAATTAAAGTCGTTCTGCcgattgtaaaaattattgtataattaCATCTGTGGTTGACAGCCAAAATAACGTAAGTCCACTTTTTGTGTTTTCGAGAAAAAACAGGTTCAAATAATGTTCAATCGTATATGTAAGAGTGCCAGCGAACGAGATGAGGTGCGATACAAAACTGATTTCCATGCAGAGGTCACCAggatataaaaaatatgctGAACACAAAATCTAAAA
The sequence above is drawn from the Nasonia vitripennis strain AsymCx chromosome 4, Nvit_psr_1.1, whole genome shotgun sequence genome and encodes:
- the LOC100120158 gene encoding multidrug resistance-associated protein 4 yields the protein MENEKKHYKPNPKLTANPFSKLFFCWLLPIFADGRDHDLEAKDLYEVLPENLSEPIADKLENYWNVEFENARKQSRKPSLLRALRATLKWTFLKYAIHFFVSHLIFKTIQPLAVGYLIWHFDERSTSSTLEGYGYATAFVLITICDVMLFNHMWFGLKSIGISARVACASLLYRKIMRLPHSAKQVTGGRIINLLSNDVGKLEFCFLFLHILWVLPIQLILITYLMWRDVGVASIIGVLALILQTVPIQAFSGRIITRLRRKIATRTDERILLTKDIIHGIRLIKMYTWEKPFEQLVFQARRYEIDVIATASYLKTLLWSIMAFAQRTPLFVTVMIYVLQGNSLSSYTVFTLIQYFNILHVMTGSYYLRAVNTISEAVASIKRMQEFLLLEEQVSSTKTLKSSDDNTIISIVGVSASSIEKSDVNFLHDIDLCVRRTLLYAVVGPVGAGKSSLLKLILDELRPARGEVQVYGEISYASQEPWIFRGTVKSNILFGQPLDADKYDRVIKACALLEDFEQLPNGDESIVGEHGASLSGGQCARVGLARAVYRDADIYLLDDPLSAVDTRVGKRLFEDVVNGLLKDKTRVLVTHQLQYLKAADEIILIDKGRVEYQGDFANLPKTEELLQYLNLNESEDTDSNKTKSISDPTESVHSQSNAEVDDEEKAEPKETEKLIDSRTTPTKADENKKSNKPEITVEKGNTYWRYFTAGGSCLLPFTTFLAFLVAQILCSGCDYFVAYWTRKQDAHRYASPNATEFDAATSPKITGNLDSYTALHIFMGLMIAIIIMSVTKMMLYCTVCKKSNERIHNSMAACLLRATMPFFAKNDSGQILNRFTKDLGTVDERLQALMLEAIEFTFIILGVVFQLVFITWWLIFIIVFMGFLFWKGRVVAIKTTRDLMRLEGKAKSPVFSHVNSSFAGIVTIRSCRAQSMVCKQFDAHQDHHTTAAAISQYALLAYNFWLDLITLTFTTILTYSFLVFKNEMTAGADVGLAITQVLILCGILARGIKLTGDIETQMVSVERLFQYTELEREDSLKNGVGQKPLSNWPSYGKIVFENLSMRYSLNDPPILKNLYFTIEAGAKIGIVGRTGAGKSSLIAALFRMAHIDGLIQIDDVDIRNLDLKHLRSKISILPQEPILFCVTLRKNLDPLEEFDDASLWSALQDVELNNSFSSLDIPLNQNNLSTGQRQLLCLARAILKRNRILILDEATANVDSSTDALIQKAIRAKFKDCTVLMITHRLNTIMDCDKVLVLDQGRLVEFDRPQVLLKLNDGYFAKMLPQMMSVGPTEQLKIILDEAVAKKE